A genomic stretch from Maniola jurtina chromosome 26, ilManJurt1.1, whole genome shotgun sequence includes:
- the LOC123878327 gene encoding zinc finger protein 883-like: protein MINRTKHQLTSNMVVTSLGPDHCDLHILEHLSEDNQEESEESRLEGIMKIEGNDESTSADEDMEMENEDDKNFIDFVEHPVKYESAPFQCACCWEEFVHEHAYMQHMSKHVQQGDGAGECETSQVCKPHTAVSPSSAHSALSTENKLADFSPSAHSTQTLVAPLPASLATNNEIQVPPTEEADTNVSCRYNRLTDCFVKLYDVFSKKVVPRQDGKAVRFCVSQNIASKDTGSQATSENEVSTTEYVGPVTNKVKVIESKTLQNKTDCLKNVIDIQCLLQSSSHTEGKCFICDICRKMFKRKSLLVKHIKTHAEVRWLTCKICQYKCKYQSHLKRHMRTHTGDKPYSCKICEYKCAHRSNLMNHTKIHHGIKNFSCKLCDYKSAHNSNLVKHMRTHTGEKPYSCEICEYKCSLRGSLMKHMRIHTGIKPFTCKICHYKCVQNGTLVSHMRTHTGEKPYSCKICEFKCAHSTSLMKHMRIHTGIKPFMCKICHYKCAHNGNLVTHMRTHTGDQPYSCGICEYKCSQSSNLMQHMRIHTGIKNYLCKLCDYKCAHNSNLVTHMRTHTGEKPYSCNICEFKCAQSKDLKTHMRTHTGEKPYSCKICEFKCAHRTSLMQHMRIHTGLKPFTCKICHYKCAHNGNLVTHMRTHTGDKPYSCEICEYKCSQRSSLMRHMRIHTGIKNFLCKLCDYKCAHNSNLVRHMRTHTGEKPYSCKICEFKCAHKTSLMRHMRAHTAAGETPSSSS, encoded by the exons ATGATAAACCGcacaaaacaccaactaacaagTAATATGGTGGTGACATCGCTGGGCCCTGACCACTGTGACTTACACATACTAGAACATCTCTCAGAAGACAACCAGGAAGAATCGGAGGAAAGCAGACTAGAAGGTATCATGAAAATTGAAGGAAATGATGAGTCCACGTCGGCTGATGAAGACATGGAAATGGAGAATGAAGATGAcaaaaatttcattgattttgttGAGCATCCAGTAAAGTACGAAAGTGCTCCCTTCCAATGTGCATGTTGTTGGGAGGAGTTTGTCCATGAACATGCGTACATGCAACATATGAGCAAGCATGTCCAG CAAGGTGACGGTGCTGGTGAATGTGAGACGTCACAAGTATGCAAGCCTCATACAGCTGTGAGCCCCAGCTCTGCACACTCTGCACTCAGCACTGAGAACAA GCTGGCAGACTTCAGCCCTTCTGCACATTCTACTCAAACCTTAG TCGCCCCCCTACCCGCGAGTCTTGCGACAAATAACGAGATACAAGTGCCCCCAACTGAAGAAGCCGATACAAACGTCAGTTGCCGCTACAACAGATTAACAGATTGTTTTGTCAAATTATACGATGTTTTCTCTAAGAAAGTTGTACCAAGACAAGACGGAAAAGCTGTTAGGTTTTGTGTGAGTCAGAACATTGCATCCAAAGATACAGGTTCTCAGGCAACAAGTGAGAATGAAGTCTCTACAACAGAATACGTTGGACCTGTCAcgaataaagtaaaagtaatcgaatcaaaaactttacaaaataaaactgatTGTTTGAAGAATGTCATTGATATACAATGTTTGTTACAGAGTAGTTCACACACGGAGGGAAAATGTTTCATTTGTGATATTTGTAGAAAAATGTTTAAACGAAAAAGTCTCTTAGTTAAACACATAAAGACTCACGCTGAAGTAAGATGGCTCACTTGCAAGATTTGCCAGTACAAATGTAAATATCAAAGTCATTTGAAGCGTCatatgagaacccacactggtgacAAGCCATACTCCTGCAAGATATGCGAGTACAAATGTGCACATAGATCTAATCTAATGAATCATACGAAAATTCACCATGGTATAAAAAAtttctcgtgtaagttatgtGATTACAAAAGTGCACATAATAGTAAtctagtgaagcacatgagaacccacactggcgaaaagccataTTCATGTGAGATATGCGAGTACAAATGTTCACTAAGAGGTAGTCTAATGAAGCATATGAGAATtcacactggtataaaacctttcaCGTGTAAAATATGCCATTACAAATGTGTACAAAATGGCACtctagtgagtcacatgagaactcacacgggtgaaaagcCATACTCCTGCAAGATATGCGAGTTCAAATGTGCACATAGCACTAGTCTAATGAAGCATATGAGAATAcacactggtataaaacctttcaTGTGTAAAATATGccattacaaatgtgcacataATGGCaatctagtgacgcacatgagaacccacacggGTGACCAACCATATTCATGTGGGATATGCGAGTACAAGTGTTCACAAAGTAGTAATCTAATGCAGCATATGAGAATACACACTGGTATAAAAAATTACttgtgtaagttatgcgattacaaatgtgcacataATAGTaatctagtgacgcacatgagaactcacactggtgaaaagccataCTCCTGCAATATATGCGAGTTCAAATGTGCACAAAGTA aagatttaaa gacgcacatgagaactcacacgggtgaaaagcCATACTCCTGTAAGATATGCGAGTTCAAATGTGCACATAGAACTAGTCTAATGCAGCATATGAGAATACACACTGGTTTAAAACCTTTCACATGTAAAATATGccattacaaatgtgcacataATGGCAATCTAGTGACGCatatgagaacccacactggtgacAAGCCATATTCATGTGAGATATGCGAGTACAAGTGTTCACAAAGAAGTAGTCTAATGCGGCATATGAGAATACACACTGGTATAAAAAATTTCttgtgtaagttatgcgattacaaatgtgcacataATAGTaatctagtgaggcacatgagaacccacactggtgaaaagccataCTCCTGTAAGATATGCGAGTTCAAATGTGCACATAAAACTAGTCTAATG